The Carassius carassius chromosome 2, fCarCar2.1, whole genome shotgun sequence genome has a segment encoding these proteins:
- the LOC132104068 gene encoding myotubularin-related protein 2-like isoform X2: MEKQQHSSGSETPVLPPVPRKPRNLGGVLPPPRRDSVDSPDSPGSHVEWCKQLIAATISSQISGGVPPEAITRECKVGKKIDFRSQDSGEDVCQFDSDYELPSHTTQIFKDIRRQAPMDEVPLVPGEVIKTTVKDVMYICPFTGAVTGTLTVTDYKLYFVSLERDAPFILDVNLGAISRLETFSVQSLGENTSGMEIVCKDMRSPRFAYKKEEQSNQEILEVLTKYAFPLSNELSLFAFQYKEQFPEDGWKVYDPVAEYKRMGLPNESWTISKINSNYEVCDTYPALLVTPASIKEDEIKRVASFRVKHRIPVLSWIHPETQATIVRCSQPMVGPTDRRCKEDEHYLQTIMDANAQSHKLTIFDARQSIVAHNHKAKDGGYENENFYHNMELNFLEIPSIHVMRESLRKLKEVVYPTIDEPHWHSSIDATHWLEYIRLLLAGAVKIADKVESSKSSVVVHCSDGWDRTAQLTSLVMLMLDSYYRTLRGFQVLLEKEWISFGHKFAARVGHGDENHANSERSPLFVQFVDCVWQMMRQFPAAFEFNELFLITILDHLYSCLFGTFLYNSDQERVEKEVNRKTVSLWSYINSQPEDFTNPFYVNYENHVLYPLASLRHLELWVGYYVRWNPRMRPQVPVHQNLKELLYLRAELHRKVEELQKEASSSRSISSSSEHAYSPSHDGIPLHTSV; the protein is encoded by the exons ATGGAGAAACAGCAGCATTCGTCGGGTTCAGAGACACCGGTGCTGCCGCCTGTCCCGCGCAAACCGCGAAACCTCGGAGGAGTCCTCCCTCCACCTCGACGGGACAGCGTGGATTCACCAGACAG TCCTGGATCTCATGTGGAGTGGTGTAAACAGCTGATAGCGGCCACTATCTCCAGCCAGATCTCTGGCGGTGTCCCTCCAGAAGCCATAACCCGTGAATGCAAG GTTGGGAAGAAGATAGATTTCAGG TCTCAGGACTCTGGTGAAGATGTTTGTCAGTTTGACAGTGACTATGAACTGCCGTCTCACACTACG CAGATTTTCAAGGATATTCGAAGGCAGGCGCCCATGGATGAAGTCCCACTGGTCCCCGGAGAGGTGATCAAAACCACTG TTAAAGATGTGATGTATATCTGTCCTTTCACTGGAGCTGTGACCGGCACACTCACAGTCACAGACTACAAACTTTACTTTGTCAGTCTAGAACGg GATGCTCCTTTCATATTGGATGTGAACCTGGGTGCCATCAGCAGGCTGGAGACTTTCAGTGTACAGAGTCTTGGGGAGAATACTAGTGGCATGGAGATCGTCTGTAAG GACATGAGGAGTCCTAGGTTTGCTTATAAAAAGGAAGAACAGAGtaaccaggagattttggaggtGTTGACCAAGTATGCCTTCCCGTTGTCCAATGAGCTG TCTTTATTCGCTTTCCAATACAAAGAGCAGTTTCCAGAGGATGGATGGAAGGTTTATGATCCAGTGGCAGAGTATAAAAGAATG GGTTTGCCTAATGAGAGCTGGACCATCAGTAAGATCAACAGTAATTATGAAGTGTGTGACACTTACCCTGCTCTGCTCGTCACCCCAGCCAGTATTAAAGAGGATGAGATCAAACGTGTGGCCTCTTTCAGAGTGAAACACCGTATAcca GTCCTCTCATGGATCCATCCAGAAACTCAGGCCACTATAGTTCGCTGTAGTCAGCCCATGGTGGGCCCGACAGACCGCCGGTGTAAGGAGGATGAGCATTACCTCCAGACCATCATGGATGCCAATGCACAGTCCCATAAACTCACCATTTTTGACGCTCGACAGAGCATTGTGGCTCACAATCACAAG GCTAAGGATGGAGGTTATGAGAATGAGAATTTCTACCACAACATGGAGCTGAATTTCCTGGAGATCCCAAGCATTCATGTCATGAGAGAGTCTCTGCGTAAGCTGAAGGAGGTGGTCTACCCTACCATCGACGAACCCCACTGGCATTCCTCCATAGATGCCACACACTGGTTGGAGTACATACGA cTCTTGCTTGCGGGTGCGGTGAAGATTGCAGATAAGGTTGAGTCGAGTAAGAGCTCTGTGGTGGTGCACTGCAGTGACGGCTGGGACCGCACAGCTCAGCTCACCTCTCTGGTCATGCTGATGCTGGACTCATACTACAGGACTCTCAGGGGCTTCCAGGTGCTGCTGGAGAAGGAATGGATCAGCTTCGGACACAAGTTTGCTGCG CGTGTTGGTCACGGAGATGAAAATCATGCAAACTCTGAGCGCTCGCCTCTATTTGTGCAGTTTGTAGACTGTGTTTGGCAAATGATGAGACAG TTTCCCGCTGCCTTTGAGTTTAATGAGCTCTTCCTCATCACCATCCTGGATCACCTCTACAGCTGCCTGTTTGGGACATTCCTTTACAACAGCGACCAAGAGCGAGTGGAAAAG GAAGTGAACCGTAAAACGGTGTCTTTGTGGTCCTACATCAATAGCCAGCCAGAGGACTTCACCAACCCCTTCTATGTAAACTATGAAAACCATGTTCTGTACCCTCTGGCCAGTCTCAGACATTTGGAGCTCTGGGTTGGATACTACGTACGCTGGAACCCCCGCATGAGACCACAG GTGCCTGTACATCAGAACCTGAAGGAGCTGCTGTATCTGCGTGCAGAGCTACACAGGAAGGTGGAGGAGTTACAGAAAGAAGCATCTTCATCACGCTCGATCTCCTCTTCATCAGAGCATGCATATTCTCCATCACATGATGGTATACCTCTACACACCTCTGTGTAA
- the LOC132104045 gene encoding CD99 antigen-like protein 2 isoform X2 produces MPFRTFNMWKQLSTWTLLAVFSLLIVKGISQELDLADAIESNEPTKPPPKVDPAGGAGGAVKPILKPVKPTVKEPAKPKQTEETFTDLSDATIRPDLLPRTPPSLLRTSVPPRKAQSDFDGLNLEDALNPDNDIRGKGKESGKGGFSDLDLEDVGNDNSYKPDKNKGGSGGSSSGQSGRDSDSADDNYDTMAETGTIAGIVSAIGMALVGAVGSYISYQKKKLCFSIQQSLNTDMVKADAPDAVVAQEPQVQQTLLQPPNAEPPTEENAV; encoded by the exons ATGCCATTTCGGACTTTCAACATGTGGAAACAGCTCTCGACATGGACGCTTCTAGCGGTCTTTTCTCTGCTGATAGTGAAAG gAATAAGTCAGGAGCTGGACTTGGCAGATGCAATTGAGAGTAATGAACCAA cTAAACCACCACCTAAAGTGGACCCAGCAGGTGGTGCAGGAGGAGCAG TGAAACCCATTCTTAAACCTGTTAAGCCCACAGTCAAGGAACCAGCAAAGCCCAAACAAACAG AAGAGACATTCACTGATTTGTCTGACGCCACCATTCGGCCAGACCTGTTGCCCCGAACACCCCCTAGTCTTCTCCGAACCTCTGTTCCCCCTCGGAAAGCTCAGTCTG ATTTTGATGGCTTGAATCTTGAAGATGCCTTGAACCCTGACAATGACATCAGAGGAAAGGGCAAAGAGTCTGGCAAAGGCG GTTTCTCAGACCTAGACCTTGAGGATGTTGGCAATGATAACTCCTACAAACCCGACAAAAACAAAG GTGGAAGTGGTGGAAGTAGTAGCGGACAGAGTGGCAGAGATTCAGATTCTGCTGATGACAACTACG ACACCATGGCTGAGACTGGAACCATTGCTGGTATTGTGAGCGCTATTGGTATGGCTCTGGTCGGTGCAGTGGGCAGTTACATCTCCTACCAGAAGAAGAAGTTGTGCTTCAGCATACAGC AGAGTCTGAATACAGATATGGTGAAAGCAGATGCCCCAGATGCTGTAGTTGCACAGGAGCCACAAG TTCAGCAAACTCTTCTCCAGCCTCCCAACGCTGAGCCGCCAACAGAGGAAAATGCAGTGTAA
- the LOC132104045 gene encoding CD99 antigen-like protein 2 isoform X4, which yields MPFRTFNMWKQLSTWTLLAVFSLLIVKGISQELDLADAIESNEPTKPPPKVDPAGGAGGAVKPILKPVKPTVKEPAKPKQTDFDGLNLEDALNPDNDIRGKGKESGKGGFSDLDLEDVGNDNSYKPDKNKGGSGGSSSGQSGRDSDSADDNYDTMAETGTIAGIVSAIGMALVGAVGSYISYQKKKLCFSIQQSLNTDMVKADAPDAVVAQEPQVQQTLLQPPNAEPPTEENAV from the exons ATGCCATTTCGGACTTTCAACATGTGGAAACAGCTCTCGACATGGACGCTTCTAGCGGTCTTTTCTCTGCTGATAGTGAAAG gAATAAGTCAGGAGCTGGACTTGGCAGATGCAATTGAGAGTAATGAACCAA cTAAACCACCACCTAAAGTGGACCCAGCAGGTGGTGCAGGAGGAGCAG TGAAACCCATTCTTAAACCTGTTAAGCCCACAGTCAAGGAACCAGCAAAGCCCAAACAAACAG ATTTTGATGGCTTGAATCTTGAAGATGCCTTGAACCCTGACAATGACATCAGAGGAAAGGGCAAAGAGTCTGGCAAAGGCG GTTTCTCAGACCTAGACCTTGAGGATGTTGGCAATGATAACTCCTACAAACCCGACAAAAACAAAG GTGGAAGTGGTGGAAGTAGTAGCGGACAGAGTGGCAGAGATTCAGATTCTGCTGATGACAACTACG ACACCATGGCTGAGACTGGAACCATTGCTGGTATTGTGAGCGCTATTGGTATGGCTCTGGTCGGTGCAGTGGGCAGTTACATCTCCTACCAGAAGAAGAAGTTGTGCTTCAGCATACAGC AGAGTCTGAATACAGATATGGTGAAAGCAGATGCCCCAGATGCTGTAGTTGCACAGGAGCCACAAG TTCAGCAAACTCTTCTCCAGCCTCCCAACGCTGAGCCGCCAACAGAGGAAAATGCAGTGTAA
- the LOC132104045 gene encoding CD99 antigen-like protein 2 isoform X1 — protein sequence MPFRTFNMWKQLSTWTLLAVFSLLIVKGISQELDLADAIESNEPTKPPPKVDPAGGAGGAVKPILKPVKPTVKEPAKPKQTEETFTDLSDATIRPDLLPRTPPSLLRTSVPPRKAQSDFDGLNLEDALNPDNDIRGKGKESGKGDKDLGGGGRDDGKPNSRGGTGGFSDLDLEDVGNDNSYKPDKNKGGSGGSSSGQSGRDSDSADDNYDTMAETGTIAGIVSAIGMALVGAVGSYISYQKKKLCFSIQQSLNTDMVKADAPDAVVAQEPQVQQTLLQPPNAEPPTEENAV from the exons ATGCCATTTCGGACTTTCAACATGTGGAAACAGCTCTCGACATGGACGCTTCTAGCGGTCTTTTCTCTGCTGATAGTGAAAG gAATAAGTCAGGAGCTGGACTTGGCAGATGCAATTGAGAGTAATGAACCAA cTAAACCACCACCTAAAGTGGACCCAGCAGGTGGTGCAGGAGGAGCAG TGAAACCCATTCTTAAACCTGTTAAGCCCACAGTCAAGGAACCAGCAAAGCCCAAACAAACAG AAGAGACATTCACTGATTTGTCTGACGCCACCATTCGGCCAGACCTGTTGCCCCGAACACCCCCTAGTCTTCTCCGAACCTCTGTTCCCCCTCGGAAAGCTCAGTCTG ATTTTGATGGCTTGAATCTTGAAGATGCCTTGAACCCTGACAATGACATCAGAGGAAAGGGCAAAGAGTCTGGCAAAGGCG ATAAAGACCTCGGAGGAGGGGGCCGTGATGACGGCAAACCCAATAGCAGAGGTGGAACTGGGG GTTTCTCAGACCTAGACCTTGAGGATGTTGGCAATGATAACTCCTACAAACCCGACAAAAACAAAG GTGGAAGTGGTGGAAGTAGTAGCGGACAGAGTGGCAGAGATTCAGATTCTGCTGATGACAACTACG ACACCATGGCTGAGACTGGAACCATTGCTGGTATTGTGAGCGCTATTGGTATGGCTCTGGTCGGTGCAGTGGGCAGTTACATCTCCTACCAGAAGAAGAAGTTGTGCTTCAGCATACAGC AGAGTCTGAATACAGATATGGTGAAAGCAGATGCCCCAGATGCTGTAGTTGCACAGGAGCCACAAG TTCAGCAAACTCTTCTCCAGCCTCCCAACGCTGAGCCGCCAACAGAGGAAAATGCAGTGTAA
- the LOC132104068 gene encoding myotubularin-related protein 2-like isoform X1 has product MEKQQHSSGSETPVLPPVPRKPRNLGGVLPPPRRDSVDSPDSPGSHVEWCKQLIAATISSQISGGVPPEAITRECKSQDSGEDVCQFDSDYELPSHTTQIFKDIRRQAPMDEVPLVPGEVIKTTVKDVMYICPFTGAVTGTLTVTDYKLYFVSLERDAPFILDVNLGAISRLETFSVQSLGENTSGMEIVCKDMRSPRFAYKKEEQSNQEILEVLTKYAFPLSNELSLFAFQYKEQFPEDGWKVYDPVAEYKRMGLPNESWTISKINSNYEVCDTYPALLVTPASIKEDEIKRVASFRVKHRIPVLSWIHPETQATIVRCSQPMVGPTDRRCKEDEHYLQTIMDANAQSHKLTIFDARQSIVAHNHKAKDGGYENENFYHNMELNFLEIPSIHVMRESLRKLKEVVYPTIDEPHWHSSIDATHWLEYIRLLLAGAVKIADKVESSKSSVVVHCSDGWDRTAQLTSLVMLMLDSYYRTLRGFQVLLEKEWISFGHKFAARVGHGDENHANSERSPLFVQFVDCVWQMMRQFPAAFEFNELFLITILDHLYSCLFGTFLYNSDQERVEKEVNRKTVSLWSYINSQPEDFTNPFYVNYENHVLYPLASLRHLELWVGYYVRWNPRMRPQVPVHQNLKELLYLRAELHRKVEELQKEASSSRSISSSSEHAYSPSHDGIPLHTSV; this is encoded by the exons ATGGAGAAACAGCAGCATTCGTCGGGTTCAGAGACACCGGTGCTGCCGCCTGTCCCGCGCAAACCGCGAAACCTCGGAGGAGTCCTCCCTCCACCTCGACGGGACAGCGTGGATTCACCAGACAG TCCTGGATCTCATGTGGAGTGGTGTAAACAGCTGATAGCGGCCACTATCTCCAGCCAGATCTCTGGCGGTGTCCCTCCAGAAGCCATAACCCGTGAATGCAAG TCTCAGGACTCTGGTGAAGATGTTTGTCAGTTTGACAGTGACTATGAACTGCCGTCTCACACTACG CAGATTTTCAAGGATATTCGAAGGCAGGCGCCCATGGATGAAGTCCCACTGGTCCCCGGAGAGGTGATCAAAACCACTG TTAAAGATGTGATGTATATCTGTCCTTTCACTGGAGCTGTGACCGGCACACTCACAGTCACAGACTACAAACTTTACTTTGTCAGTCTAGAACGg GATGCTCCTTTCATATTGGATGTGAACCTGGGTGCCATCAGCAGGCTGGAGACTTTCAGTGTACAGAGTCTTGGGGAGAATACTAGTGGCATGGAGATCGTCTGTAAG GACATGAGGAGTCCTAGGTTTGCTTATAAAAAGGAAGAACAGAGtaaccaggagattttggaggtGTTGACCAAGTATGCCTTCCCGTTGTCCAATGAGCTG TCTTTATTCGCTTTCCAATACAAAGAGCAGTTTCCAGAGGATGGATGGAAGGTTTATGATCCAGTGGCAGAGTATAAAAGAATG GGTTTGCCTAATGAGAGCTGGACCATCAGTAAGATCAACAGTAATTATGAAGTGTGTGACACTTACCCTGCTCTGCTCGTCACCCCAGCCAGTATTAAAGAGGATGAGATCAAACGTGTGGCCTCTTTCAGAGTGAAACACCGTATAcca GTCCTCTCATGGATCCATCCAGAAACTCAGGCCACTATAGTTCGCTGTAGTCAGCCCATGGTGGGCCCGACAGACCGCCGGTGTAAGGAGGATGAGCATTACCTCCAGACCATCATGGATGCCAATGCACAGTCCCATAAACTCACCATTTTTGACGCTCGACAGAGCATTGTGGCTCACAATCACAAG GCTAAGGATGGAGGTTATGAGAATGAGAATTTCTACCACAACATGGAGCTGAATTTCCTGGAGATCCCAAGCATTCATGTCATGAGAGAGTCTCTGCGTAAGCTGAAGGAGGTGGTCTACCCTACCATCGACGAACCCCACTGGCATTCCTCCATAGATGCCACACACTGGTTGGAGTACATACGA cTCTTGCTTGCGGGTGCGGTGAAGATTGCAGATAAGGTTGAGTCGAGTAAGAGCTCTGTGGTGGTGCACTGCAGTGACGGCTGGGACCGCACAGCTCAGCTCACCTCTCTGGTCATGCTGATGCTGGACTCATACTACAGGACTCTCAGGGGCTTCCAGGTGCTGCTGGAGAAGGAATGGATCAGCTTCGGACACAAGTTTGCTGCG CGTGTTGGTCACGGAGATGAAAATCATGCAAACTCTGAGCGCTCGCCTCTATTTGTGCAGTTTGTAGACTGTGTTTGGCAAATGATGAGACAG TTTCCCGCTGCCTTTGAGTTTAATGAGCTCTTCCTCATCACCATCCTGGATCACCTCTACAGCTGCCTGTTTGGGACATTCCTTTACAACAGCGACCAAGAGCGAGTGGAAAAG GAAGTGAACCGTAAAACGGTGTCTTTGTGGTCCTACATCAATAGCCAGCCAGAGGACTTCACCAACCCCTTCTATGTAAACTATGAAAACCATGTTCTGTACCCTCTGGCCAGTCTCAGACATTTGGAGCTCTGGGTTGGATACTACGTACGCTGGAACCCCCGCATGAGACCACAG GTGCCTGTACATCAGAACCTGAAGGAGCTGCTGTATCTGCGTGCAGAGCTACACAGGAAGGTGGAGGAGTTACAGAAAGAAGCATCTTCATCACGCTCGATCTCCTCTTCATCAGAGCATGCATATTCTCCATCACATGATGGTATACCTCTACACACCTCTGTGTAA
- the LOC132104045 gene encoding CD99 antigen-like protein 2 isoform X3, whose protein sequence is MPFRTFNMWKQLSTWTLLAVFSLLIVKGISQELDLADAIESNEPTKPPPKVDPAGGAGGAVKPILKPVKPTVKEPAKPKQTDFDGLNLEDALNPDNDIRGKGKESGKGDKDLGGGGRDDGKPNSRGGTGGFSDLDLEDVGNDNSYKPDKNKGGSGGSSSGQSGRDSDSADDNYDTMAETGTIAGIVSAIGMALVGAVGSYISYQKKKLCFSIQQSLNTDMVKADAPDAVVAQEPQVQQTLLQPPNAEPPTEENAV, encoded by the exons ATGCCATTTCGGACTTTCAACATGTGGAAACAGCTCTCGACATGGACGCTTCTAGCGGTCTTTTCTCTGCTGATAGTGAAAG gAATAAGTCAGGAGCTGGACTTGGCAGATGCAATTGAGAGTAATGAACCAA cTAAACCACCACCTAAAGTGGACCCAGCAGGTGGTGCAGGAGGAGCAG TGAAACCCATTCTTAAACCTGTTAAGCCCACAGTCAAGGAACCAGCAAAGCCCAAACAAACAG ATTTTGATGGCTTGAATCTTGAAGATGCCTTGAACCCTGACAATGACATCAGAGGAAAGGGCAAAGAGTCTGGCAAAGGCG ATAAAGACCTCGGAGGAGGGGGCCGTGATGACGGCAAACCCAATAGCAGAGGTGGAACTGGGG GTTTCTCAGACCTAGACCTTGAGGATGTTGGCAATGATAACTCCTACAAACCCGACAAAAACAAAG GTGGAAGTGGTGGAAGTAGTAGCGGACAGAGTGGCAGAGATTCAGATTCTGCTGATGACAACTACG ACACCATGGCTGAGACTGGAACCATTGCTGGTATTGTGAGCGCTATTGGTATGGCTCTGGTCGGTGCAGTGGGCAGTTACATCTCCTACCAGAAGAAGAAGTTGTGCTTCAGCATACAGC AGAGTCTGAATACAGATATGGTGAAAGCAGATGCCCCAGATGCTGTAGTTGCACAGGAGCCACAAG TTCAGCAAACTCTTCTCCAGCCTCCCAACGCTGAGCCGCCAACAGAGGAAAATGCAGTGTAA